The Toxorhynchites rutilus septentrionalis strain SRP chromosome 3, ASM2978413v1, whole genome shotgun sequence genome includes a region encoding these proteins:
- the LOC129773365 gene encoding zinc finger protein 319-like, with translation MNYPSQEQLIFQHEQQKETTLQQLDNLDEKILDQIISEKNFEAPITTMQSNCDLTSTTVPGQQVYYLQPLTVSEHPSGQQPSIFTIYQSNDLMLSQPYTIQDDLLQPQQVPTEQKDQMPTSTTDFQLQNGCQPKLFPASTEATVTSPSSTIPSDHLKSSLKPMKYCRLKFSEHQCDLCGHYTKTKHGLAQHKRQTHSDRVFVCGKCGKKYETAQKLEKHIPKHNLTEKPFKCTVCPQQYHHKIDLSRHLLKHSPNHKSRLKCSFCDKVFFRDDHLRHHESVHMRKLKHKKEQDERRGRVISVS, from the coding sequence ATGAATTACCCGTCGCAGGAACAACTAATATTTCAACACGAACAACAGAAAGAAACAACACTACAGCAGCTCGataatttggatgaaaaaataCTGGACCAAAtaataagtgaaaaaaatttCGAAGCACCGATTACTACAATGCAATCGAATTGTGATCTAACGTCAACCACTGTACCAGGACAACAAGTATATTACCTACAACCATTAACGGTGTCGGAACATCCATCCGGTCAACAACCGTCGATATTTACGATATATCAATCGAATGACCTGATGTTATCACAGCCTTACACGATACAGGATGATTTGTTACAGCCGCAGCAAGTGCCTACAGAACAAAAGGATCAAATGCCAACTTCAACCACAGATTTCCAATTACAGAACGGCTGTCAACCCAAATTATTCCCTGCCTCCACTGAAGCTACCGTCACGTCACCATCATCAACAATACCCTCCGATCACTTGAAGTCATCTCTCAAACCCATGAAATATTGTAGATTAAAATTCAGTGAACACCAATGTGACCTGTGTGGCCACTACACCAAAACCAAGCATGGTCTGGCGCAACACAAGAGGCAGACGCACTCAGACCGGGTATTCGTGTGCGGCAAATGCGGCAAGAAATACGAAACGGCACAAAAACTGGAGAAACACATCCCGAAGCACAACCTCACGGAAAAACCTTTCAAGTGCACCGTTTGCCCCCAGCAGTACCATCACAAGATTGATCTCTCGCGTCATCTGTTGAAACATTCCCCAAACCACAAGTCACGGCTTAAATGCAGTTTTTGCGACAAAGTCTTCTTCCGGGACGATCATCTCAGGCACCACGAAAGTGTCCATATGCGTAAGCTGAAGCACAAAAAGGAGCAGGATGAACGCAGGGGAAGAGTTATCAGTGTGTCTTAA